In a genomic window of Candidatus Tumulicola sp.:
- a CDS encoding DAK2 domain-containing protein: protein MDVTALDGRGFAKFLAAGAYFLRKYRPVLNDLNVFPVPDGDTGTNMYLTLRSASLAAGNGRGEPLGKVAARAAEGSLMGARGNSGVITSQMLRGFAHHVRNRTEIDTFMMATGMREGVAAARNALVRPVEGTIISVADAAAEAAYHAALHEPDFYRLLTSVLRTANEALDRTPEQLPMLAEAGVVDAGGAGFVYFLEGILRFLPDERVRATAFPRRPSGRGAFTPSQHVGENKYCTEFVLESATIAPLELRRLLEPRGESLLVVGAIPTIKVHVHTDDPERVQEIARKHGTLTRVKVDDMERQHTLLVTDEPPPARSVVAVVPGEGFARIVRELGAEVVVQGVKTPSVRDLLLAVNKCLSDDVILFVNDANAVLPAREVPSLTGKRVRIVPTGDVVEGIAGLFALQSSPHGIPDEQTLTAASRRVSSARVFFAGKDSTIEGVSVRNGKPAGWYDGGLIAADSVAEVALETLARMGAARGGLVTLYYGNAQREKDARKLAAEVQATFPDASVEYYYGGMKHAEYWLSLDE from the coding sequence GTGGACGTAACCGCCTTAGACGGCCGCGGGTTCGCAAAGTTCCTGGCCGCGGGTGCCTACTTCCTCAGGAAATACCGGCCGGTCCTGAACGACCTCAACGTCTTTCCCGTTCCGGACGGCGACACTGGGACCAATATGTATCTCACGCTGCGCTCCGCCTCGCTGGCGGCCGGGAACGGCCGTGGTGAGCCGCTCGGCAAGGTGGCAGCGCGTGCCGCCGAGGGCAGCCTGATGGGTGCCCGCGGCAACTCCGGCGTCATTACGTCGCAGATGCTGCGCGGCTTTGCCCACCACGTGCGCAATCGCACCGAGATCGACACGTTCATGATGGCTACCGGCATGCGCGAGGGCGTGGCGGCGGCGCGCAACGCGCTGGTGCGCCCGGTCGAGGGAACGATTATTTCGGTGGCCGACGCGGCGGCCGAAGCCGCCTATCACGCCGCGCTGCACGAACCGGACTTTTACCGGCTGCTGACCTCGGTGCTGCGCACCGCAAACGAAGCGCTCGACCGGACGCCGGAGCAATTGCCGATGTTGGCCGAAGCCGGAGTGGTCGATGCCGGCGGAGCGGGTTTTGTCTATTTCCTCGAGGGCATTCTCCGCTTCTTGCCCGACGAGCGCGTGCGCGCCACCGCGTTTCCGCGGCGCCCGAGCGGACGCGGAGCGTTTACACCGTCGCAGCACGTGGGCGAGAACAAGTATTGCACCGAGTTCGTCCTCGAATCCGCGACTATCGCGCCGCTCGAACTGCGGCGCTTGCTCGAACCGCGTGGCGAATCGTTGTTAGTGGTCGGCGCGATACCCACGATCAAGGTCCACGTGCACACCGACGATCCCGAGCGCGTGCAAGAGATCGCGCGCAAACACGGCACGTTGACGCGAGTGAAAGTCGACGATATGGAACGCCAGCATACGCTGCTGGTGACCGACGAACCACCTCCAGCGCGGTCGGTCGTCGCCGTCGTCCCGGGCGAAGGCTTTGCGCGGATCGTACGAGAGCTGGGCGCCGAAGTCGTGGTGCAAGGTGTGAAAACGCCGAGCGTTCGCGACTTGCTCCTGGCGGTTAACAAGTGCTTGAGCGATGACGTGATTCTGTTCGTGAACGATGCCAACGCGGTGCTGCCGGCGCGCGAGGTTCCGAGCCTCACCGGCAAGCGCGTTCGCATCGTGCCAACCGGTGACGTCGTCGAAGGCATCGCCGGTTTGTTCGCGCTGCAATCCTCTCCCCACGGCATTCCGGACGAGCAGACGCTGACCGCCGCCTCTCGGCGCGTTTCGTCAGCGCGGGTGTTTTTCGCCGGCAAAGACTCAACCATCGAGGGCGTCAGCGTTCGCAACGGTAAGCCGGCAGGATGGTACGACGGCGGTCTGATCGCGGCCGACTCGGTCGCTGAGGTGGCGTTGGAAACGTTGGCCCGTATGGGAGCGGCTCGCGGTGGGCTGGTGACCCTCTACTACGGCAACGCGCAGCGCGAAAAAGACGCGCGAAAATTGGCCGCCGAAGTGCAGGCAACATTTCCGGACGCGAGTGTCGAATACTACTACGGCGGTATGAAGCACGCCGAATATTGGTTGTCGCTGGATGAGTAA
- the rpmB gene encoding 50S ribosomal protein L28 has protein sequence MAKRCEVCGKGPMAGNNVSHAMNKTRRRWLPNLQSVKVDEQGTHRTVKVCTSCLRSRRVTRKA, from the coding sequence ATGGCAAAGCGTTGTGAAGTCTGCGGCAAAGGCCCCATGGCCGGTAATAACGTCAGTCACGCCATGAATAAGACGCGTCGCCGCTGGCTGCCGAATTTACAGTCGGTCAAAGTCGACGAGCAGGGCACGCATCGCACCGTCAAAGTGTGCACGTCGTGTCTGCGTTCGCGCCGCGTGACGCGCAAAGCCTAA
- the thiL gene encoding thiamine-phosphate kinase has protein sequence MTALERPAQLRAVREDDIVGAIATLLGGGRIRAVRIGIGDDAAVWQPSRSHRSVITTDMLVEGVHFAQHLMSLNDAGWRSMSANVSDVAAMGARPVLATVALGVPETAGVDDVLELYDGLSQAARAATIAIVGGDLSRAPVWTVAIAATGEVRPSNLKTRGGGGPGCVLCVTGALGAARAGLDAARGAVALSDAQAKRALDAFRRPQARVAEGRFFGADRAVAAMMDLSDGLSTDVARLARASGCGANIEDVPVDPSARTAAESLQVDPRRYALAGGEEFELLLAVRARAYRRLAERFERRFGRALHRIGTLRDDPSVEFEGAPLSADGWDHFANVTA, from the coding sequence GTGACGGCGCTCGAACGCCCGGCGCAATTGCGCGCGGTGCGTGAGGACGACATCGTTGGCGCGATCGCAACGTTGCTCGGAGGCGGACGCATCCGCGCCGTTCGAATCGGCATCGGCGACGACGCGGCCGTTTGGCAGCCGTCGCGTTCGCATCGCAGCGTGATAACGACCGACATGCTGGTCGAAGGCGTGCATTTCGCACAACATTTGATGTCGTTGAACGACGCCGGCTGGCGGTCGATGTCGGCCAACGTTAGCGACGTCGCTGCGATGGGTGCGCGTCCGGTTCTGGCGACGGTCGCTCTGGGCGTTCCCGAGACGGCCGGAGTGGACGACGTGCTGGAGCTGTACGATGGATTGTCTCAGGCGGCGCGTGCCGCTACGATCGCGATCGTTGGCGGCGACTTGTCGCGCGCTCCGGTGTGGACCGTCGCGATCGCCGCGACCGGCGAGGTGCGTCCATCGAATTTGAAAACCCGCGGCGGCGGCGGACCGGGATGCGTGTTGTGCGTTACCGGCGCGCTGGGCGCCGCACGCGCCGGACTCGATGCAGCCCGCGGAGCGGTCGCGCTTTCCGATGCGCAAGCCAAGCGCGCGCTCGATGCGTTCCGGCGGCCGCAAGCACGCGTGGCCGAGGGCCGATTCTTTGGCGCCGATCGGGCCGTGGCGGCCATGATGGACCTGTCGGACGGGCTCTCGACCGACGTCGCGCGTTTGGCGCGTGCATCCGGCTGCGGCGCGAACATCGAGGACGTTCCCGTCGATCCGTCCGCTCGGACAGCGGCCGAGAGCCTACAAGTCGACCCGCGGCGCTACGCGCTGGCGGGCGGGGAAGAGTTCGAGCTGTTGCTGGCGGTTCGCGCACGAGCGTATCGCCGGCTGGCGGAGCGTTTCGAAAGGCGGTTCGGCCGGGCGCTGCACCGCATTGGAACGCTTCGTGACGATCCGTCGGTCGAGTTCGAGGGCGCGCCGCTGTCCGCTGACGGTTGGGACCATTTCGCGAACGTGACGGCGTGA
- the rpe gene encoding ribulose-phosphate 3-epimerase, which translates to MSRVRIAPSLLSADFSRIAEQITSVVDAGAEFLHLDVMDGRFVPNITWGPKIVGDLRKLSTAVFDAHLMIVEPERYVDDFRAAGCDRITFHLEATWHAQRLLTHIRSLGAKAGISLCPQTPVAMLEDIVDDCDTVLIMSVNPGFSGQSFIPRSLEKIRQARELIDRRGSAALIEVDGGVGRSNVREVAEAGADAIVMGSAVFDAPDPGAEVRYLRSLLP; encoded by the coding sequence GTGAGCCGGGTCCGTATCGCGCCTTCGCTCTTGTCGGCGGATTTCTCGCGCATTGCCGAGCAAATCACGTCGGTGGTCGACGCCGGCGCAGAATTTCTGCATCTCGACGTGATGGATGGCCGGTTCGTTCCGAACATCACGTGGGGGCCGAAGATCGTCGGCGACCTGCGTAAACTCAGCACCGCGGTGTTCGACGCCCATTTGATGATCGTCGAACCGGAGCGGTACGTGGACGATTTTCGCGCGGCCGGTTGCGATCGCATCACGTTCCATTTGGAAGCGACCTGGCACGCACAGCGTCTGCTGACGCACATCCGGTCGTTGGGTGCTAAGGCGGGCATTTCGCTCTGTCCGCAAACGCCGGTCGCGATGCTCGAAGACATCGTCGACGATTGCGACACGGTGCTCATCATGAGCGTTAATCCGGGCTTTTCGGGACAGTCGTTCATTCCGCGATCGCTGGAAAAAATTCGCCAGGCGCGCGAACTCATCGATCGCCGCGGGTCGGCGGCGTTGATCGAAGTCGATGGCGGCGTCGGACGCTCGAACGTTCGCGAAGTCGCCGAAGCGGGAGCGGACGCGATCGTCATGGGATCGGCCGTGTTCGATGCGCCCGATCCGGGCGCCGAAGTGCGCTACCTCCGCTCGCTGTTGCCGTGA
- a CDS encoding PASTA domain-containing protein → MGSRDWIFSVVLAIFVAVVVWFARQIHDFLIPPSTAVTIPSFVGQTLTDANAEIGRLKLSSSVVDHTTSDRYPKGVVIMQRPSAGDQAREGRQISFVVSDGIVNRLMPDLRYQSMREVQLDLSRSRLKIGKITYAKSDIVPEAHVVSQNPVPLTDVDDGDSVDLVVSRGGLSALQVPTFTGLTIDDARDLATRSGIKLGQIVWTPLGPSGPPHGAVVRQIPAPNSKIASFEPVSLQVSAGPFESGYVLRQVRLLVSVPPAGNDAASQPVDLRLTVTDATGKYDLFRAFAQPGQKLDFNVTAVGTSVVDMYVNDQLVAEQRLGREPAVVYGKKAVTPKPSGSPRAVPSSSP, encoded by the coding sequence TTGGGATCCCGCGACTGGATTTTCAGCGTCGTGCTGGCGATTTTCGTTGCGGTCGTGGTGTGGTTCGCCCGGCAGATTCACGATTTCTTGATTCCGCCATCGACGGCCGTCACGATCCCATCGTTCGTCGGGCAAACGCTCACCGATGCCAACGCGGAGATTGGGCGGCTCAAACTCTCGTCGTCGGTGGTCGATCACACCACCAGCGATCGCTACCCGAAGGGCGTCGTCATCATGCAACGGCCGTCGGCCGGCGATCAGGCCCGCGAAGGGCGCCAGATTTCGTTCGTGGTTAGCGACGGAATCGTCAATCGATTGATGCCGGATCTGCGCTATCAATCGATGCGCGAAGTGCAGTTAGACCTGTCGCGCTCGCGTTTGAAAATTGGCAAGATCACGTACGCAAAAAGCGACATCGTCCCAGAAGCGCACGTGGTTTCGCAGAACCCGGTGCCGCTGACCGACGTCGACGATGGCGATTCGGTCGATCTCGTCGTCAGCCGCGGAGGCCTTTCTGCCCTGCAGGTTCCAACGTTTACAGGCTTGACGATCGACGATGCGCGCGACCTCGCAACGCGTTCCGGTATCAAACTCGGACAAATCGTTTGGACGCCGTTGGGGCCTTCCGGTCCGCCGCACGGCGCGGTCGTGCGGCAAATTCCGGCTCCAAATTCCAAGATCGCGTCGTTCGAACCGGTCTCGTTGCAGGTGAGCGCAGGGCCGTTCGAATCGGGCTACGTGTTACGTCAAGTCCGATTGCTGGTGTCGGTGCCGCCGGCCGGAAACGACGCCGCTTCGCAGCCGGTCGACTTGCGGCTAACCGTGACCGACGCAACCGGTAAATACGATTTGTTTCGCGCGTTCGCCCAGCCCGGCCAGAAACTTGACTTCAACGTTACTGCGGTTGGAACGTCGGTGGTGGACATGTACGTGAACGATCAACTCGTGGCAGAGCAACGGCTGGGAAGAGAGCCAGCAGTGGTCTACGGCAAGAAAGCGGTGACGCCGAAGCCATCGGGATCGCCGCGCGCCGTGCCGTCGAGTTCGCCGTGA
- a CDS encoding YebC/PmpR family DNA-binding transcriptional regulator: MSGHSKWHNIRLKKGKVDAQRGALFSKLSKEIILAARSGSPDPEANYRLKMAVEKAREFNMPQDNIKRAIVRGSGQSGEREIEELRYEGYGPHGVAVVVDAATDNRNRTAGELRFLFQKQGGMLGETGSVGWMFEAVGVLEVQSGGKSEDAFTDACLVDGVEDLEYDADVSTVYTDPTMLAGVRDSLTNGGMRIVDLYLGVRAKTKVALDGEALAQALAFLEALDDHEDIQRFFSNLDEANVTLEALA, translated from the coding sequence ATGTCGGGACATTCCAAGTGGCACAATATCCGCCTGAAGAAGGGTAAGGTCGACGCGCAGCGCGGCGCCCTCTTCAGTAAGCTCAGCAAAGAGATCATCCTCGCCGCCCGCAGCGGGTCGCCCGACCCCGAGGCCAACTACCGCCTGAAAATGGCCGTCGAAAAGGCCCGCGAGTTCAATATGCCCCAAGACAACATCAAACGCGCGATCGTACGCGGTTCGGGGCAGTCCGGCGAACGCGAAATCGAGGAGCTGCGCTATGAGGGTTACGGCCCACACGGCGTGGCGGTCGTAGTCGATGCGGCAACCGACAATCGCAATCGTACGGCCGGCGAGCTGCGTTTTCTCTTTCAGAAACAGGGCGGAATGCTGGGCGAAACCGGCAGCGTCGGTTGGATGTTCGAAGCCGTCGGCGTTCTCGAAGTGCAGTCGGGCGGCAAATCGGAAGATGCATTTACCGACGCATGTTTGGTCGATGGCGTCGAGGATCTCGAGTACGATGCCGACGTGTCGACGGTGTATACCGATCCAACGATGTTAGCCGGCGTTCGCGATTCGTTGACGAACGGCGGTATGCGGATCGTCGACCTCTATTTAGGAGTTCGAGCCAAAACCAAAGTAGCGTTAGATGGAGAAGCGCTCGCGCAAGCATTAGCGTTTCTCGAAGCTCTCGACGATCACGAAGACATCCAGCGGTTCTTCAGCAATTTGGATGAAGCAAACGTGACGTTGGAGGCGTTGGCCTGA
- a CDS encoding phospholipid carrier-dependent glycosyltransferase — protein sequence MKATANARIPERSNSVAWILGALVAGGLVLRLVLVPNDGFQTDISTFEFWAISLAEHGFANFYSNAGFADYPPGYFYVLALLGHVWETFFKTGDSGHYTVLKLLVKLPAIVADACVGVLLYAVARRFASTGWALGAAALYLLNPAVIYNSAAWGQVDSVAAGLALLAIYCLLRSDDDAPDRISWWTVAAWPVIAYSLLIKPQAAVVLPIMLAFAFVDPARRRSRVIASAIGIAAGLVLAVALTEPFHPSNPVEALTWLFGRYQYGSNVYPFNTVNAFNLWAIRGPFWQQDTTPITVFGGLSLGPQYLWGLILLVAALGLVVWRYIQAKTSRALLESCAIATLAFFVLSTRMHERYSFDGLLFTIACIPFAARYMWGAVALTVVLFANLQYSLQYLNVMQNHIAGADAQNLWGPGTTVFALLAVGTFFWLGYQFLGGENPSVVAPDIGKAPVERDAGSEPIGRTRARRWFDPGEGLTGMRAPIDYIVMGALGLVSFVLSFVNYWYPADKVFDEIYFARAGEEYLQNLRIYENTHPPLTKLLVTLSMMLFGGMPHGHGVGGWTFLNGLLGHMSSGDNSYGWRFLDVVFGALVVMLLYIFAKRVTGSTVFAGIAALLLTCDGMHFVQSRIATPEGFVIFFATLATYAFYRFWLASQVSERRHVPVPQWAFAAAAGASFVAGLIVAFLGHIIFAFDTASTVLVTLYIACAAYLAIRFFALERKFGAGREQTFADGSYALTDKGETVVYAPDGGTIDDRGKIVRGARSSNRGGVLTYDDNELHIEYRRDPSVRYATPAGAATYANDAISAQTGTESGRASTLWLVLFTVALGCLVSSKWYGVMGFGVSFLVLIAVAMQGLVWQRRPLLWGNPRGFRLDAALVTIVLISATVYALVWLPDLARHSPDPNEVHSLNDVVYRQYSMFEYHDKLVATHPYSSKWFEWPLDYVPVAYFYEDKRHDQQNPKGCCIEEITSMPNPMILWFGLICVPFVAVLAWRERNKAYALIVLTYLLQWLPWIKSPRITFAYHFYVDIPLICLCNAIVLQRIWQWGLKRPEEHDKWLGGAAVAAYVTIVVGAFIYFYPILSAHGIAWNQWNQRMWIGKWIIGPG from the coding sequence TTGAAGGCAACCGCGAACGCCCGGATCCCCGAGCGCTCGAACTCCGTCGCTTGGATTCTGGGGGCCTTGGTCGCCGGCGGACTCGTGTTGCGGCTCGTACTGGTTCCGAACGATGGCTTCCAAACCGATATCTCCACGTTCGAGTTCTGGGCGATCTCGCTGGCCGAACACGGCTTCGCGAACTTTTATTCCAACGCCGGCTTTGCCGATTATCCGCCTGGCTATTTCTACGTGCTCGCGTTGCTCGGGCACGTGTGGGAAACGTTCTTCAAGACCGGCGATTCCGGGCATTATACCGTGCTCAAACTGCTGGTCAAGCTGCCGGCGATCGTTGCGGATGCGTGCGTCGGAGTGTTGCTCTATGCGGTCGCGCGGCGGTTCGCATCCACCGGCTGGGCGTTGGGTGCGGCGGCATTGTATCTGCTCAACCCGGCGGTCATTTACAACTCCGCCGCGTGGGGACAAGTCGACTCGGTCGCTGCCGGTTTGGCATTGCTGGCCATCTACTGCCTATTACGTTCCGACGACGATGCGCCCGATCGCATCAGTTGGTGGACCGTCGCGGCATGGCCGGTCATCGCCTATTCGCTGCTGATCAAGCCGCAGGCCGCGGTGGTGTTGCCGATCATGCTGGCGTTCGCGTTCGTCGATCCGGCCCGGCGCCGTTCGCGCGTCATCGCAAGCGCGATCGGCATCGCTGCGGGTTTGGTGCTGGCGGTCGCGCTTACCGAACCATTCCATCCCAGCAATCCGGTCGAAGCGTTGACGTGGCTGTTCGGACGTTATCAGTATGGCTCGAACGTTTACCCGTTCAATACGGTCAATGCGTTCAATCTGTGGGCGATTCGCGGACCCTTCTGGCAGCAAGACACGACGCCGATCACCGTGTTCGGCGGCCTCTCGCTCGGCCCCCAATACCTGTGGGGTTTGATTTTGCTGGTTGCGGCGCTGGGTTTGGTGGTGTGGCGCTACATCCAGGCGAAGACGTCGCGCGCGCTGCTCGAGAGCTGTGCCATCGCGACGCTGGCATTTTTCGTGCTGTCGACGCGCATGCACGAACGCTATTCGTTCGACGGCTTGCTGTTTACGATCGCCTGCATACCGTTCGCCGCTCGCTATATGTGGGGCGCGGTGGCTCTCACCGTGGTGCTGTTCGCCAACCTGCAATACTCGCTCCAGTATCTCAACGTGATGCAGAATCACATCGCCGGCGCCGATGCACAAAATTTGTGGGGCCCCGGAACGACGGTCTTTGCACTGTTGGCCGTCGGCACGTTCTTTTGGCTCGGCTACCAATTTCTGGGCGGCGAAAACCCGAGCGTTGTCGCTCCCGATATCGGAAAGGCGCCGGTCGAACGCGACGCCGGCTCGGAGCCGATCGGGCGAACGCGTGCACGCCGGTGGTTCGATCCCGGCGAGGGACTGACCGGGATGCGCGCGCCGATCGATTACATCGTGATGGGCGCACTCGGTCTCGTTAGCTTTGTGTTGTCGTTCGTCAACTATTGGTATCCGGCCGACAAAGTGTTCGACGAGATTTACTTCGCTCGCGCCGGCGAAGAGTATCTGCAAAACCTGCGCATCTACGAAAACACGCATCCGCCGCTCACCAAGCTACTGGTGACGCTGTCGATGATGCTGTTCGGCGGCATGCCGCACGGCCACGGAGTGGGCGGTTGGACGTTCTTGAACGGCCTGCTCGGCCATATGAGCAGCGGCGACAATTCGTATGGCTGGCGCTTTCTGGACGTGGTGTTCGGCGCGCTCGTCGTAATGCTGCTCTACATTTTTGCCAAACGCGTTACCGGTTCGACGGTGTTTGCCGGAATCGCGGCGCTGCTGCTGACCTGCGACGGCATGCACTTCGTGCAGTCCCGCATCGCAACACCCGAAGGCTTCGTCATCTTTTTCGCGACGCTGGCAACCTACGCATTCTATCGTTTTTGGCTGGCCTCGCAAGTCAGCGAACGCCGCCACGTGCCGGTTCCGCAGTGGGCGTTCGCAGCCGCCGCCGGCGCCTCGTTCGTCGCGGGGCTCATCGTTGCGTTCCTCGGGCACATCATCTTTGCGTTCGACACGGCGTCGACCGTGCTGGTCACGCTCTACATCGCGTGCGCGGCCTATCTCGCAATTCGTTTCTTCGCTCTCGAGCGGAAATTCGGCGCTGGCCGGGAGCAGACGTTCGCTGACGGATCCTACGCGTTGACCGACAAAGGCGAAACGGTCGTGTACGCACCCGACGGCGGGACGATCGACGATCGCGGCAAGATCGTTCGCGGCGCGCGCTCGAGCAATCGCGGCGGCGTGCTGACCTACGACGACAACGAATTACACATCGAATATCGCCGCGATCCGAGCGTACGTTACGCGACGCCGGCGGGTGCCGCGACCTACGCGAACGACGCGATCTCGGCCCAGACCGGAACCGAGTCGGGACGAGCGTCGACGCTATGGCTGGTGCTCTTTACCGTGGCGCTAGGCTGCCTGGTGAGCAGCAAGTGGTACGGCGTGATGGGCTTCGGCGTAAGTTTCCTGGTATTGATCGCCGTCGCGATGCAGGGCCTCGTGTGGCAACGCCGGCCACTGCTGTGGGGCAATCCGCGCGGCTTCCGTCTGGATGCGGCGTTGGTGACGATCGTGTTGATCTCGGCAACCGTGTACGCACTCGTATGGCTTCCGGATCTAGCGCGTCACTCGCCCGATCCGAACGAGGTGCATAGTCTCAACGACGTCGTCTACCGGCAGTACTCGATGTTCGAGTATCACGATAAACTCGTCGCGACCCATCCGTACTCGTCGAAATGGTTTGAATGGCCGCTGGATTACGTCCCGGTCGCATATTTCTATGAGGACAAGCGCCACGACCAACAAAATCCGAAAGGCTGTTGCATCGAAGAAATAACGTCGATGCCCAACCCGATGATTTTGTGGTTCGGGTTGATCTGCGTTCCGTTCGTCGCGGTGCTGGCATGGCGAGAACGCAACAAGGCTTATGCCTTGATCGTGCTGACCTACTTGCTGCAGTGGCTGCCCTGGATCAAGTCTCCGCGTATCACCTTCGCATACCATTTTTACGTCGATATTCCGCTGATCTGTCTATGTAACGCGATCGTACTCCAGCGCATCTGGCAATGGGGTTTGAAACGGCCCGAAGAACACGATAAATGGCTAGGCGGGGCTGCCGTGGCGGCCTACGTGACGATCGTGGTCGGGGCGTTTATCTATTTTTACCCGATTCTTTCGGCGCACGGGATCGCTTGGAACCAGTGGAATCAGCGCATGTGGATCGGCAAGTGGATCATCGGGCCCGGCTAG
- a CDS encoding polyprenyl synthetase family protein, with amino-acid sequence MLLRHFGYGRYGPARRGKRLRPQMVMRVAQAEGAPPKHAVDAAVAVEIFHNYSLVHDDIEDRDELRHGRPTLWTSFGIGQAINAGDAMCALSFLSLEHAGRYVGPRDVLDMIGVLHEAHAIMCEGQSLDLRFESEPRVELADYHRMIACKTAQLFDASCRLGALSAGCDHRAAEEFGAVGRAYGMAFQIRDDVSGIWSSLDETGKNAGSDVARRKWTFPVVWAISQPPSVARETVAGAYALGRPLDREEVRRVIGALDELGAREAADAAVAEEIGVIERHGNAQLRDFLLRTLDLAAAR; translated from the coding sequence ATGCTTTTACGCCATTTCGGTTACGGCCGGTACGGACCGGCGCGTCGCGGCAAGCGTCTTCGCCCGCAGATGGTGATGCGCGTCGCGCAGGCCGAGGGCGCGCCACCCAAGCACGCGGTCGACGCCGCGGTGGCGGTCGAGATTTTCCACAACTATTCGCTGGTGCACGACGACATAGAAGATCGCGACGAACTCCGTCACGGTCGACCGACGTTGTGGACGTCGTTCGGCATCGGGCAGGCGATCAACGCCGGTGACGCCATGTGCGCGCTCAGCTTCCTCAGCCTGGAACACGCCGGGCGCTACGTCGGGCCGCGCGACGTGCTCGACATGATCGGCGTGTTGCACGAAGCCCATGCGATCATGTGCGAGGGCCAATCGCTCGACCTTCGTTTCGAAAGCGAGCCGCGGGTCGAGCTCGCCGACTACCACCGGATGATCGCGTGCAAGACCGCGCAGCTGTTCGACGCGTCGTGCCGGTTGGGCGCCCTGTCGGCTGGATGCGACCATCGCGCTGCTGAGGAGTTCGGAGCGGTCGGCCGCGCCTACGGCATGGCGTTTCAGATTCGCGACGATGTCTCGGGTATCTGGTCATCGCTCGATGAGACGGGAAAGAACGCCGGCAGCGATGTGGCTCGCCGCAAGTGGACGTTCCCGGTGGTCTGGGCGATCTCGCAACCGCCGTCGGTGGCGCGCGAAACGGTTGCCGGAGCGTACGCGCTCGGCCGTCCACTGGATCGCGAAGAAGTGCGCCGCGTCATCGGCGCGCTCGACGAGCTCGGCGCGCGCGAGGCCGCCGATGCTGCGGTGGCCGAGGAGATCGGCGTCATCGAGCGTCACGGCAACGCCCAACTACGCGACTTTTTGTTGCGAACGCTCGACCTCGCCGCCGCCCGATAG
- the ispH gene encoding 4-hydroxy-3-methylbut-2-enyl diphosphate reductase, producing the protein MEIRKASVQGFCFGVAITVKKAEEAIAARDTVTTLGHVVHNPQMVESLSARGLRNADSVDSVDSGALFVRAHGLPVGVFEEAQRKGLEIIDATCPMVTKIHVQAEKLKADGYKIIVIGDPAHPEVKGTLSHVPGAWCIQKIEDVDALPRSSRVGVVVQSTWSGHQFTEIVKALAAKYYEVRAVNTICTDTHNRQKEASRLAHDVEVMVVVGGKTSANTKHLADLSESHGARSYHIEDASELRPEWFEGVHVAGLMSGASTPGWLVDQVESRMEELSRQPA; encoded by the coding sequence GTGGAAATTCGTAAGGCGTCGGTCCAAGGCTTTTGCTTCGGGGTCGCGATCACGGTGAAGAAAGCCGAGGAAGCGATCGCGGCCCGCGACACTGTTACGACGCTCGGACACGTCGTTCACAATCCGCAGATGGTCGAGTCGCTCAGCGCTCGCGGACTACGCAACGCGGATTCGGTCGACTCGGTCGATTCCGGCGCGCTGTTCGTGCGGGCGCATGGCCTGCCCGTCGGCGTCTTCGAAGAGGCGCAGCGTAAGGGCCTCGAGATCATCGACGCGACCTGTCCGATGGTTACCAAAATTCACGTACAAGCCGAGAAGCTCAAAGCCGACGGCTACAAAATCATCGTCATCGGCGATCCGGCGCACCCGGAAGTGAAAGGGACGTTGAGCCACGTTCCCGGTGCGTGGTGCATTCAGAAAATCGAAGACGTCGACGCTCTGCCGCGATCGAGCCGGGTCGGTGTCGTCGTGCAGTCGACGTGGTCGGGGCATCAGTTTACCGAGATCGTCAAAGCGCTCGCCGCCAAATACTACGAAGTGCGCGCGGTCAACACGATTTGCACCGACACGCATAACCGGCAAAAAGAAGCGTCGCGATTAGCGCACGACGTCGAAGTGATGGTCGTGGTCGGCGGCAAGACGTCGGCCAACACCAAACACTTGGCCGACCTGTCCGAATCGCATGGCGCGCGCTCGTACCACATCGAAGATGCCAGCGAACTGCGCCCGGAATGGTTCGAAGGCGTCCACGTCGCTGGGTTGATGTCGGGAGCGTCGACCCCCGGATGGCTCGTCGATCAGGTGGAGTCGCGGATGGAGGAGCTCAGCCGTCAACCTGCTTGA